In one Balaenoptera ricei isolate mBalRic1 chromosome 20, mBalRic1.hap2, whole genome shotgun sequence genomic region, the following are encoded:
- the KRT14 gene encoding keratin, type I cytoskeletal 14, whose product MTSHQFTSSSSMKGTSGFGGGCSRGPSTLVGGSCRAPSAYGGQSSSRYNAGCAYGLGGGYGGGYSSSSSFGGALGSGFSGGYGCGFGAGYSGGFGGGSGGGFSSGDGLLVGSEKVTMQNLNDRLASYLDKVRALEEANTDLEVKIRDWYQKQRPTEVRDYSLYFKTIEDLRNKILAATVDNASVVLQIDNARLAADDFRTKYETELNLRLSVEADINGLRRVLDELTLARADLEMQIESLKEELAYLRKNHEEEMNALRGQVGGDVNVEMDAAPGVDLSRILNEMRDQYEKMAEKNRKDAEDWFLSKTEELNHEVAANSELVQSSKTEISELRRTLQNLEIELQSHFSMKASLENSLEETKSRYCLQLGQIQELISNMEEQLAQLRCEMEQQNQEYKILLDVKTRLEQEISTYRRLLEGEDTHLSTSQFSTGSQSSRDVTSSSRQIRTKVLDVHDGKVVSSHEQVIRTKN is encoded by the exons ATGACTAGCCACCAGTTCACCTCCTCCAGCTCCATGAAGGGCACCAGTGGCTTCGGTGGTGGCTGCAGCCGCGGGCCTTCCACCCTGGTCGGAGGCTCCTGCCGGGCCCCCAGCGCCTACGGGGGCCAGTCCTCCTCCCGCTACAACGCTGGGTGTGCCTACGGGCTGGGGGGCGGCTATGGCGGCGgctacagcagcagcagcagctttgGTGGGGCCCTGGGTAGTGGCTTCAGTGGAGGATATGGCTGTGGCTTTGGCGCCGGCTACAGTGGTGGCTTCGGTGGGGGTTCGGGTGGTGGCTTTAGCTCTGGTGATGGGCTCCTGGTGGGCAGTGAGAAGGTGACCATGCAGAACCTCAACGACCGCCTGGCCTCCTACCTGGACAAGGTACGTGCCCTGGAGGAGGCCAACACTGACCTGGAGGTGAAGATCCGCGACTGGTACCAGAAGCAACGGCCCACTGAGGTCAGGGACTACAGCCTCTACTTCAAGACCATCGAGGACCTGAGGAACAAG ATCCTTGCAGCCACCGTGGACAATGCTAGTGTCGTGCTGCAGATTGACAATGCCCGTCTGGCCGCTGATGACTTCCGCACCAA GTACGAGACGGAGCTGAACCTGCGCTTGAGCGTGGAGGCCGACATCAACGGCCTGCGCAGGGTGCTGGACGAGCTGACCCTGGCCAGAGCCGACCTGGAGATGCAGATCGAGAGCCTGAAGGAGGAGCTGGCCTACCTGCGGAAGAACCACGAGGAG GAAATGAACGCCCTGCGAGGCCAAGTGGGCGGGGATGTCAACGTGGAGATGGACGCTGCCCCCGGCGTGGACCTCAGCCGCATCCTGAACGAGATGCGCGACCAGTACGAGAAGATGGCGGAGAAGAACCGCAAGGACGCCGAGGACTGGTTCCTCAGCAAG ACGGAGGAACTGAACCACGAGGTGGCCGCCAACAGCGAGCTGGTGCAGAGCAGCAAGACCGAGATCTCAGAGCTCCGGCGCACCCTGCAGAACCTGGAGATCGAGCTGCAGTCCCATTTCAGCATG aaAGCATCCCTGGAGAACAGCCTGGAGGAGACCAAAAGCCGCTACTGCCTGCAGCTGGGCCAGATCCAGGAGCTGATCAGCAACATGGAGGAACAGCTGGCCCAGCTGCGCTGCGAGATGGAACAACAGAACCAGGAGTACAAGATCCTGCTGGACGTGAAGACGCGGCTGGAGCAGGAGATCAGCACCTACCGCCGCCTGCTGGAGGGCGAGGACACCCA CCTCTCCACCTCCCAGTTCTCCACTGGCTCTCAGTCATCCAGAGATG tGACCTCCTCCAGTCGTCAGATTCGCACCAAAGTCTTGGATGTGCACGATGGCAAGGTGGTGTCCTCCCACGAGCAGGTCATTCGCACCAAGAACTAA